In Helicobacter sp. 'house sparrow 1', one DNA window encodes the following:
- a CDS encoding phosphomannomutase/phosphoglucomutase has translation MSIYREYDIRGIFEQDLTQDIVFKIGFFLGQVIKEKDQNQVIIGYDARVHSEVLLKWLSDGLRHSEVEVFCIGMVPTPVAYFSTFHTIESIECKNSIMITGSHNPPQYNGFKITIDQKPFYGDAIQKLKKKIEQKDLNYQAYDQKLKQLNALNIYIDFLTKHFKALENFSYPVALDYGNGVGALAMQKILKNLNINFIDLFATPDGTFPNHHPDPSEEKNLNDLKKIMSEKDIPIGLAFDGDADRIALLNKNYPLKGDELAILFAKQIASNGESPLVIGEVKCSQIMYDTINQFGSSIMYKTGHSNLKVKLKELNAHLAVEMSGHMFFNDRYYGYDDAIYAGLRALELFLNDTPEGIYNSLQKLPKLFSTPEEKIPTTEEQKFTIIEKLKEKLKNPPKDFLEILEIIEIDGVRVIFKDGWGLIRASNTTPVLVTRFEALNEEKAMLYKKALLSLLSL, from the coding sequence ATGAGTATTTATAGAGAATATGATATTCGAGGAATCTTTGAACAAGATCTCACCCAGGATATTGTCTTTAAGATAGGTTTTTTTTTAGGTCAAGTCATTAAAGAAAAAGATCAAAATCAAGTCATTATAGGATATGATGCAAGAGTGCATTCAGAGGTATTGCTAAAATGGCTTAGTGATGGATTAAGACATAGTGAAGTTGAAGTTTTTTGCATTGGTATGGTTCCTACTCCCGTTGCCTACTTTTCCACTTTCCACACTATAGAATCTATTGAGTGTAAAAACTCTATAATGATTACAGGCTCCCATAACCCTCCACAATATAATGGTTTCAAAATCACAATTGATCAAAAGCCATTTTATGGAGATGCAATTCAAAAGCTTAAAAAGAAAATTGAACAAAAAGATTTAAATTATCAAGCATATGATCAAAAATTAAAACAACTCAATGCATTAAATATTTATATTGATTTTTTAACCAAGCACTTTAAAGCACTGGAAAATTTTTCCTACCCTGTAGCATTGGATTATGGCAATGGTGTGGGTGCCTTGGCAATGCAAAAAATTCTAAAAAATCTTAATATTAATTTTATAGATTTATTTGCTACTCCTGATGGAACTTTTCCAAATCACCATCCAGATCCAAGTGAGGAAAAAAATCTTAATGATCTAAAAAAAATCATGAGCGAAAAAGATATTCCCATAGGACTTGCATTTGATGGGGATGCAGATCGTATTGCATTGCTAAATAAAAATTATCCTTTAAAGGGTGATGAACTTGCTATTTTATTTGCTAAGCAAATTGCTTCTAATGGAGAATCTCCTCTTGTAATTGGAGAGGTAAAATGTTCTCAAATTATGTATGATACCATCAATCAATTTGGCTCAAGCATAATGTATAAAACTGGACATAGTAATTTAAAAGTTAAATTAAAAGAACTAAATGCGCACTTGGCTGTAGAAATGAGTGGGCATATGTTTTTCAACGATAGATACTATGGCTATGATGATGCAATCTATGCAGGACTTAGAGCCTTAGAGCTGTTTTTAAATGATACTCCAGAAGGAATCTATAACTCTCTCCAAAAACTACCAAAGCTTTTTAGTACTCCAGAAGAAAAAATCCCAACTACTGAAGAGCAAAAATTTACTATCATAGAAAAATTAAAAGAAAAGCTTAAAAACCCACCAAAAGATTTTCTAGAAATTTTGGAAATTATTGAAATAGATGGGGTAAGAGTAATCTTTAAAGATGGTTGGGGGTTAATCAGAGCAAGTAATACAACTCCTGTACTTGTAACAAGATTTGAAGCACTTAATGAGGAAAAGGCAATGCTTTATAAAAAAGCTTTGCTTAGCCTATTATCTCTCTAA
- a CDS encoding tol-pal system YbgF family protein: MHKKFGFMLGELYEKAGDYDNAHISNLDFIKEYEKLPSAKEVQKRDDAMLFYVSGDDSTKLGHYDYLIKKYPNTPEATKAAELKTKILIKQEKFKEALEVKPYLSKDSPIYHQALLGLINKKIKNNKCEAINSYLIQINNFTGIDDKLKAFDCLYNNNLYTQAHQVAQTMLQDKNNPDYIAWLYRDANTLNALGKYKESIMAIEDILSLTKNLTQSKYDDILFTLFSNLAHLNAKDRAKEIYGKLYEKFKDDKRMMQVYSTLLSWEENLNNSSIIYAKNLLMLQKQYDSKDYTPFTEFKLIEALTKANDYQEAYKIIQELIQEKIDPIDLQKAFYMKANIEINLKNNKQALESLQSCIDISIDSSWKTLCNQSKTLIKE; this comes from the coding sequence ATGCATAAAAAGTTTGGCTTTATGCTAGGAGAACTCTATGAAAAGGCAGGGGATTATGATAATGCACATATCAGCAACCTCGATTTTATAAAAGAGTATGAAAAACTACCCAGTGCAAAAGAAGTTCAAAAAAGAGATGATGCAATGCTTTTTTATGTTAGTGGTGATGATTCTACAAAGCTGGGACACTATGACTATCTCATCAAAAAATATCCCAACACCCCTGAGGCTACAAAAGCAGCAGAGTTAAAAACAAAAATTTTAATTAAACAAGAAAAATTCAAAGAGGCATTAGAAGTGAAGCCTTATTTATCAAAAGATAGTCCAATCTATCATCAAGCCCTTTTAGGACTTATTAATAAAAAGATAAAAAATAATAAATGCGAAGCTATCAATAGCTATTTGATACAAATAAATAATTTTACAGGCATTGATGATAAGCTTAAGGCTTTTGATTGTCTTTATAATAATAATCTTTATACCCAAGCACACCAAGTTGCCCAAACAATGTTGCAAGACAAGAATAATCCAGACTATATTGCTTGGCTATATCGTGATGCCAATACTCTGAATGCATTAGGGAAATACAAAGAATCTATTATGGCTATAGAAGATATTTTAAGTCTTACAAAAAATCTCACCCAATCTAAGTATGATGATATTTTATTTACCCTATTCTCCAATCTAGCACATTTAAATGCCAAGGACAGAGCTAAAGAGATTTATGGCAAATTGTATGAAAAATTTAAAGATGATAAAAGAATGATGCAAGTGTATAGCACTTTACTTAGCTGGGAAGAAAACCTTAATAACTCCAGCATTATCTATGCCAAAAATCTACTTATGCTACAAAAGCAATATGATTCCAAAGACTATACCCCATTTACAGAATTTAAACTAATTGAAGCTTTAACAAAGGCCAATGACTACCAAGAAGCTTACAAAATTATTCAAGAGTTAATTCAAGAAAAAATTGATCCTATAGACTTACAAAAGGCTTTTTATATGAAAGCAAACATTGAAATTAACCTAAAAAATAATAAACAGGCTCTGGAGAGTCTGCAATCTTGTATTGATATTAGTATAGATTCTTCTTGGAAGACATTATGCAATCAAAGTAAAACATTGATAAAGGAGTAA
- a CDS encoding DUF7494 domain-containing protein yields the protein MRQIILFFFLILSLKALNLDVSYGKNQNKLFSIITLKNDISFKCEQIEDNIDKNHIRCEIDAIPENGFLPFETNFFKISYKMEQGVFALLIYPKKKLQLFYIPDNIQNTNLFLGIAKTLSKTWQIVGFEDEVPFLSKKHHNGINFPISFDRVKFDYVDEIDIDKKPLVSNVGADYTDYLKVKDLMEQKYYKVALKTIDTAFRKFPNTFFAKDLLFYQIKALYELNLFDSVLENAPDWVRSYPTDINVPEVLYIIGNTYTKINFPSEASNFYKRIIDEYPENRFAPLAKMEIAKNLAQEASFGLARIYFSQAYQEAKDLDSVTIIALNWAFFEIETNHPQNARDLIEKILQSNPKYFVSHPEQTRNTIAFLTEKKYMIALLI from the coding sequence ATGCGACAAATTATTTTATTTTTTTTTCTTATTCTCTCGCTAAAAGCACTAAATCTTGATGTGTCTTATGGCAAGAATCAAAATAAGCTCTTTTCCATCATTACATTAAAAAATGACATATCTTTTAAATGCGAACAAATTGAAGATAATATCGATAAGAATCATATTAGATGCGAAATAGATGCGATTCCTGAAAATGGTTTTTTACCCTTTGAAACCAACTTTTTTAAAATATCCTATAAAATGGAGCAAGGGGTTTTTGCACTCCTAATTTATCCTAAGAAAAAACTCCAGCTTTTTTATATACCAGACAATATCCAAAACACAAATCTTTTCTTGGGTATCGCAAAAACTTTAAGTAAAACTTGGCAAATTGTGGGATTTGAAGATGAAGTGCCATTTTTGAGTAAAAAACATCATAACGGTATCAATTTTCCCATCTCTTTTGATAGAGTAAAATTTGACTATGTTGATGAAATTGATATAGATAAGAAACCTTTAGTTTCCAATGTTGGAGCCGACTATACGGATTATTTAAAAGTTAAAGATTTAATGGAGCAAAAATATTACAAAGTCGCACTAAAGACCATCGATACTGCTTTTAGAAAATTTCCAAATACTTTTTTTGCTAAAGATTTATTATTTTATCAAATCAAGGCACTTTATGAGCTCAACCTTTTTGATAGCGTGTTGGAAAATGCACCTGATTGGGTTAGAAGCTATCCAACAGACATAAATGTCCCAGAAGTCCTCTATATTATTGGCAATACCTACACAAAGATAAACTTTCCAAGTGAAGCTTCAAACTTTTATAAGCGTATTATTGATGAGTATCCCGAAAATAGATTCGCACCTCTTGCTAAAATGGAAATTGCTAAAAATCTTGCCCAAGAAGCCAGCTTTGGATTAGCAAGAATCTATTTTTCTCAAGCCTATCAAGAAGCAAAAGACCTTGATAGTGTCACAATCATTGCTCTTAATTGGGCATTTTTTGAAATTGAAACCAATCATCCACAAAATGCTAGAGACCTAATCGAAAAAATTTTACAATCAAATCCAAAATATTTTGTATCACATCCCGAACAGACAAGAAATACAATTGCATTTCTTACAGAAAAAAAATATATGATAGCGCTGCTAATATAG